The following are from one region of the Magallana gigas chromosome 6, xbMagGiga1.1, whole genome shotgun sequence genome:
- the LOC105324963 gene encoding uncharacterized protein, giving the protein MIKQIILLCSVASVFADTEKYGGCNGYGCAVGVNQYGPGGASSTFFSSGGIGGQQVLGGLEHQLLGGSLGGLGPIAAGPGGAAASSAAASSGRFGGSAASSAAASGAPGLNFAGPVGFGNNGFNGFNSFDDGNFGLNNFGLNSAGPGAAASSSAAAAGGPFGGAASSSAAASGAPGFGNNVGFPGLQGFQGGFQGFQGGLQGFQGGLQGFQGGLQGFQGGFQGVQGFQGFPGVPSFGFPGSAAAGAAASSDDGSASASSAASTGAQASVSGSNFPGIGRPYPFPGSVLPTYPVVPQIYPGVPTYPLPGVSTYPVPGAPVTSYPFPSHRPFRPIGRKVY; this is encoded by the exons ATGATCAAACAAATCATCCTTCTGTGTTCCGTGGCCAGTGTATTTGCCGATACTGAAAAATATGGTGGCTGCAATGGCTATGGATGTGCCGTTGGTGTAAACCAGTACGGCCCAGGGGGTGCATCCAGTACCTTCTTTTCCTCTGGAGGAATTGGCGGACAGCAAGTATTGGGTGGACTTGAACATCAATTGCTCGGTGGATCTTTAGGAGGTCTAGGACCCATTGCTGCCGGTCCAGGTGGCGCTGCTGCTTCAAGTGCCGCTGCTTCCAGTGGGCGCTTTGGAGGCTCTGCTGCATCATCAGCAGCAGCTAGTGGAGCACCAGGTTTAAACTTTGCAGGACCCGTTGGTTTTGGAAACAATGGTTTCAATGGTTTCAATAGCTTTGACGATGGCAACTTTGGCTTGAATAATTTTGGATTGAATTCCGCCGGGCCCGGGGCTGCTGCCTCATCAAGTGCCGCTGCTGCCGGTGGACCTTTTGGTGGAGCTGCTTCCTCCTCAGCCGCTGCATCAGGTGCTCCTGGTTTCGGTAACAACGTCGGTTTCCCAGGTCTCCAAGGATTCCAAGGTGGTTTCCAAGGATTCCAAGGTGGTCTCCAAGGATTCCAAGGTGGCCTTCAAGGATTTCAAGGCGGTCTCCAAGGATTCCAAGGTGGTTTCCAGGGAGTACAAGGGTTCCAGGGATTCCCAGGCGTCCCATCCTTTGGATTTCCAGGGAGTGCTGCAGCCGGAGCCGCGGCTTCTAGTGACGACGGATCAGCCTCCGCATCCTCTGCTGCCTCTACTGGTGCCCAAGCCTCCGTTTCTGGTTCAAATTTCCCAGGTATTGGACGACCTTATCCATTCCCCGGAAGTGTACTTCCTACCTATCCCGTTGTACCGCAAATTTATCCAGGAGTCCCCACTTACCCACTTCCAGGCGTATCCACTTACCCAGTCCCAGGGGCGCCCGTAACATCTTATCCATTTCCCTCGCATAGACCATTCAGACCGATTGGAAGG aAGGTATATTGA